A portion of the Sandaracinobacteroides saxicola genome contains these proteins:
- a CDS encoding acyl-CoA dehydrogenase family protein, with protein sequence MNFDLSDDAKTLRDAARKFLDAKAGPAVARAQMGREAPFDSALWAEVVGQGWTALRIPEAHGGIGLGADEVCVLAEEVGRSLAPVPLTSTLAATEALLLAGTEAQRAAWLPRIAAGEVVAVIAWSEGAKAISAMPATVLAAGTVRGVKSPVPDLMGAHLAIVTVASADGPAMALVDLAGPGVSRADVESLDLVRRSGTLTLDGAAAEPLGTAADWAKLCDRLAVIAAFETLGSARAAMDMTVAYAKDRTAFGLRIGRYQGVKHKLADMYIKVTLAEAHALHGAWAFGSDAPELSQAAAAARVSSLEAMNYVAEEAVQLHGGIGFTWEHDCQFYYRRNRTLQFALGSRAHWADRLVRALERRNRQAA encoded by the coding sequence GTGAATTTCGATCTGTCGGATGATGCCAAGACGCTGCGCGATGCGGCGCGGAAGTTTCTGGATGCCAAGGCGGGACCTGCCGTGGCGCGGGCGCAGATGGGGCGGGAGGCGCCGTTCGACTCCGCCCTGTGGGCGGAGGTCGTCGGTCAGGGCTGGACGGCGCTGCGCATTCCCGAGGCGCATGGCGGCATCGGCCTGGGCGCAGATGAAGTGTGTGTGCTGGCGGAGGAAGTGGGGCGCAGCCTGGCGCCGGTGCCGCTGACCAGCACGCTGGCGGCGACCGAGGCGCTGCTGCTGGCGGGCACGGAAGCGCAACGGGCGGCCTGGCTGCCGCGGATCGCCGCCGGCGAGGTGGTGGCGGTGATCGCCTGGAGCGAGGGCGCGAAGGCGATTTCGGCGATGCCGGCGACGGTTCTGGCGGCCGGCACGGTGCGCGGTGTGAAGTCGCCGGTGCCCGACCTGATGGGGGCGCATCTGGCCATCGTGACCGTGGCGTCGGCGGATGGCCCGGCGATGGCGCTGGTCGACCTGGCGGGGCCGGGCGTGTCGCGCGCGGACGTCGAGAGCCTGGACCTGGTGCGGCGGTCGGGAACGCTGACGCTGGATGGGGCCGCGGCCGAACCGCTGGGGACGGCGGCGGACTGGGCGAAACTGTGCGACCGGCTGGCGGTGATCGCGGCGTTCGAGACGCTGGGCAGCGCGCGCGCGGCGATGGACATGACGGTCGCCTATGCCAAGGATCGCACGGCGTTCGGGCTGCGCATCGGGCGCTACCAGGGCGTGAAGCACAAGCTGGCGGACATGTATATCAAGGTGACGCTGGCGGAGGCGCACGCGCTGCATGGGGCCTGGGCGTTCGGCAGCGATGCGCCGGAGCTGTCACAGGCGGCGGCGGCGGCGCGGGTGTCGAGCCTGGAGGCGATGAACTATGTTGCCGAGGAGGCGGTGCAGCTGCATGGCGGCATCGGCTTCACCTGGGAGCATGACTGCCAATTCTATTACCGCCGCAACCGGACGCTGCAGTTCGCGCTGGGCAGCCGGGCGCACTGGGCCGACCGGCTGGTGCGGGCGTTGGAGCGGCGGAATCGCCAGGCGGCTTGA
- a CDS encoding indolepyruvate ferredoxin oxidoreductase family protein, whose amino-acid sequence MSSIELRNRAVKLDDRYAVEGERIFLSGTQALVRLALVQRARDAAAGLNTGGFISGYRGSPLGAFDQELWRTKKLLEAANVRFVPGVNEELGATAVWGSQMVGMRPGATVDGVFGIWYGKGPGLDRAMDVLKHANAAGTAKHGGVLAIVGDDHGAKSSTLPHQSDHNFSAAFVPFLAPASVHEFVEYGLLGIAMSRFAGTWVGYKATADTVETSATVDTANERRSIIIPPFDFPEGGLHVRPNDIWRDEDTRLQRYKGFAAMAFAKANGIDRVVWDTPKPRFGIVTTGKAFADTMEALDELGITEAVARDIGLRLYKVGMPWPLEPDGMRGFAEGLEEVLVIEEKREFIEHQLKWQLYNWREDVRPRVVGKQDEAGDWLLSPDNELSPGMIAKVVAQRIARFHKTERIANALSFFADQDAKAARHVTPAKRSPYFCSGCPHNSSTKVPEGSRALAGIGCHIMALWMDRAETFTQMGGEGVTWVGEAPFTNEKHVFANLGDGTYFHSGLLAVRQSIAAGVNITYKILYNDAVAMTGGQKHDGELTVPQIARQMLAEGAKSVAVLTEDLSRYPDGLLPKEVALHDRAMLDVVSKAYAATPGCTVIIYDQTCAAEKRRRRKRGLMADPDRRVVINPAVCEGCGDCSVQSNCVSVEPLETEFGRKRRINQSSCNKDFSCVKGFCPSFVSVSGGKLKKPAATSLEIGTLPEPAVPALTAPVNILVTGIGGTGVLTVSALLGMAGHLAGVASTTADMAGLAQKGGAVWSHVRLAPTNEALLGPRIMAGTADLVIACDAVVAADKAAQTLMIPTRTVTVANANIAPTADFVRNRDLDFKTHQVVKTIEGASKASHMVAAEKIATALMGDAIAANVMLLGYAWQQGLIPLPLSAIQGAIELNGVSVPFNLQAFALGRLLAAEPARVEAMVGGGEAPALTLDERIATRVSDLTAYQDAAYAQRFADGVARVRAAEAPFGSTALTEAVMASLHKLMAYKDEYEVARLYSDGRFTGQLDATFAERARLTFHLAPPLLSRIDPATGRPKKIGLPGWLVVPLFGVLARMKGLRGTAFDLFGRTEERRHERAAIGAFEADVEMLLRGLRADNLALAVEIARLPLDVRGFGPVKEDAAKAVALRRKALLAKWPGMARQAAA is encoded by the coding sequence GTGAGCAGCATCGAATTGCGCAATCGGGCGGTGAAGCTGGATGATCGTTACGCGGTGGAGGGGGAGCGCATCTTCCTGTCCGGCACGCAGGCGCTGGTGCGGCTGGCGCTGGTGCAGCGGGCGCGCGATGCGGCGGCGGGGCTGAACACCGGCGGCTTCATCAGCGGCTATCGCGGCAGTCCGCTGGGCGCGTTCGACCAGGAGCTGTGGCGGACGAAGAAGCTGCTGGAGGCGGCCAATGTGCGCTTCGTGCCCGGGGTGAACGAGGAGTTGGGGGCGACGGCGGTGTGGGGCAGCCAGATGGTGGGGATGCGGCCGGGCGCGACCGTGGATGGCGTGTTCGGCATCTGGTATGGCAAGGGGCCGGGGCTCGACCGGGCGATGGACGTGCTGAAGCATGCCAATGCCGCCGGGACGGCGAAGCATGGCGGCGTGCTGGCGATCGTGGGGGACGATCATGGCGCCAAATCCTCGACCCTGCCGCACCAGAGCGACCATAATTTCAGCGCCGCTTTCGTGCCCTTCCTGGCGCCGGCGAGCGTGCATGAGTTTGTGGAATATGGCCTGCTGGGGATCGCCATGAGCCGTTTTGCCGGCACTTGGGTGGGGTACAAGGCGACGGCGGACACGGTGGAGACCAGCGCGACGGTGGATACCGCGAACGAGCGGCGGTCGATCATTATTCCGCCGTTCGATTTTCCCGAGGGCGGGCTTCATGTCCGGCCGAACGACATCTGGCGGGACGAGGACACGCGGCTGCAACGCTACAAGGGTTTTGCCGCGATGGCGTTCGCCAAGGCGAACGGCATCGACCGGGTGGTGTGGGATACGCCGAAGCCCCGCTTCGGCATCGTGACCACGGGCAAGGCCTTTGCCGATACCATGGAGGCGCTGGACGAGCTGGGCATTACCGAGGCGGTGGCGCGCGACATCGGGCTCAGGCTCTACAAGGTGGGCATGCCCTGGCCGCTGGAGCCGGACGGGATGCGCGGCTTTGCCGAGGGGCTGGAAGAGGTTCTGGTGATCGAGGAGAAGCGCGAGTTCATCGAGCATCAGCTGAAATGGCAATTGTACAACTGGCGCGAGGATGTGCGTCCGCGGGTGGTGGGAAAGCAGGACGAGGCGGGCGACTGGCTCCTGTCTCCGGACAATGAGCTGTCGCCGGGGATGATCGCCAAGGTGGTGGCACAGCGGATCGCGCGCTTCCACAAGACCGAGCGGATCGCCAACGCGCTGTCCTTCTTCGCCGACCAGGACGCGAAGGCGGCGCGGCATGTGACGCCGGCGAAGCGCAGCCCCTATTTCTGCAGCGGCTGCCCGCACAACAGCTCCACCAAGGTGCCCGAGGGCAGCCGCGCGCTGGCCGGCATCGGCTGTCACATCATGGCGCTGTGGATGGACCGGGCGGAGACCTTCACCCAGATGGGTGGCGAGGGCGTGACCTGGGTGGGCGAGGCGCCGTTCACGAACGAGAAGCATGTGTTCGCCAATCTGGGGGATGGCACCTATTTCCATTCCGGCCTGCTGGCGGTGCGGCAGTCGATCGCGGCGGGCGTGAACATCACCTACAAGATCCTCTATAACGACGCGGTCGCCATGACCGGCGGGCAGAAGCATGACGGCGAGCTGACGGTGCCGCAGATCGCGCGGCAGATGCTGGCGGAGGGCGCGAAATCGGTCGCGGTGCTGACCGAGGATTTGAGCCGCTATCCCGATGGACTGTTGCCGAAGGAAGTGGCGCTGCACGACCGGGCGATGCTGGACGTGGTGAGCAAGGCCTATGCGGCGACACCGGGCTGCACCGTGATCATCTATGACCAGACCTGCGCCGCGGAAAAGCGCCGGCGGCGGAAGCGCGGCCTGATGGCGGACCCGGACCGGCGGGTGGTGATCAACCCGGCGGTGTGCGAGGGCTGCGGCGATTGTTCGGTGCAATCCAACTGCGTCAGCGTGGAGCCGCTGGAGACCGAGTTCGGCCGCAAGCGGCGCATCAACCAATCGAGCTGCAACAAGGATTTCAGTTGCGTGAAGGGGTTCTGCCCGAGCTTCGTGAGCGTCAGCGGCGGCAAGCTGAAGAAGCCGGCGGCGACGTCGCTGGAGATCGGCACCCTGCCGGAGCCGGCGGTGCCCGCGCTGACCGCGCCGGTGAACATCCTGGTGACGGGGATCGGCGGCACCGGCGTGCTGACGGTGTCGGCCTTGCTGGGGATGGCGGGACATCTGGCCGGCGTGGCGAGCACGACCGCGGACATGGCCGGCCTGGCGCAGAAGGGTGGCGCGGTATGGAGCCATGTGCGGCTGGCGCCGACCAACGAGGCGCTGCTGGGGCCGCGCATCATGGCGGGGACGGCGGACCTGGTGATCGCCTGCGACGCGGTGGTGGCGGCGGACAAGGCCGCGCAGACGCTGATGATCCCGACGCGGACGGTGACGGTGGCCAATGCGAACATCGCGCCGACGGCGGATTTCGTGCGCAACCGCGACCTGGATTTCAAGACGCACCAGGTGGTGAAGACCATCGAGGGGGCGAGCAAGGCGAGCCATATGGTGGCGGCGGAGAAGATTGCCACCGCGCTGATGGGCGATGCCATTGCCGCCAATGTGATGCTGCTGGGCTATGCCTGGCAGCAGGGGCTGATCCCGCTGCCGCTCAGCGCGATCCAGGGTGCGATCGAGCTGAACGGCGTATCGGTGCCGTTCAACCTTCAGGCCTTCGCGCTCGGCCGGCTGCTGGCGGCGGAGCCGGCGCGGGTGGAGGCGATGGTCGGCGGGGGCGAGGCGCCGGCGTTGACGCTGGATGAACGGATCGCCACGCGGGTGAGTGACCTGACGGCCTATCAGGATGCGGCCTATGCGCAGCGGTTCGCCGATGGGGTTGCGCGGGTACGGGCGGCGGAAGCGCCGTTCGGATCGACCGCGCTGACCGAGGCGGTGATGGCCAGCCTGCACAAGCTGATGGCCTATAAGGATGAATATGAGGTGGCGCGGCTGTACAGCGACGGGCGCTTTACCGGCCAGCTGGATGCGACCTTCGCCGAGCGCGCCAGGCTGACCTTCCATCTGGCGCCGCCGCTGCTCTCCCGCATCGACCCGGCGACCGGGCGGCCGAAGAAGATCGGGCTGCCGGGCTGGCTGGTGGTGCCGCTGTTCGGGGTGCTCGCCCGCATGAAGGGCCTGCGCGGGACGGCGTTCGACCTGTTCGGGCGCACTGAGGAGCGGCGGCATGAGCGGGCGGCGATCGGCGCGTTCGAGGCGGATGTGGAAATGCTGCTGCGCGGGTTGCGGGCAGACAATCTGGCGCTGGCCGTGGAGATCGCGCGGCTGCCGCTGGACGTGCGCGGGTTCGGGCCGGTGAAGGAAGATGCGGCAAAGGCAGTGGCGTTGCGGCGGAAGGCGCTGTTGGCCAAGTGGCCGGGCATGGCGCGGCAGGCTGCCGCATAG
- a CDS encoding amidohydrolase family protein, which translates to MSLVRVSIATLAIALATPPVAAHGSHGALRPGLAKLTMAGDQDTPTSKTPAGAVPKEQLAVPPANAQRFTILSIAGPHGSAAIWRTADGTLISRESILLRGQVWEQDQTIRPGADGMPVSSTVRGYSPQGNSGETFTIANGQASWKSQIDAGSVAYSGPAYYATAGGTFSANADLAEKLLAAPNRTLKLLPGGEARATKLTEATVGSGASQKKIIAWAIEGFGLSPFPVWMNEDGSFFGIGGGFALLPVGYEGELRKLETAQDEALARRSPDIARTVGVKAPDAIAFTNVRTYDADKQRFLDAQTVVVTDGKISRVGPAAGFTPAQGTTLIDGSGKTLVPGLWDCHMHFGDDFSGPMLLSLGVTSVRDPGNSIPLTLARRDRAAKGELLTPKVYASVLIDGKGPNTAQVASVATTQAEADKIIEDAKRDGLIGVKFYGTFDPKLLKPSIAKAHSLGLHVHGHIPQGLRTQQALDAGYDEITHINWVMMQAMPDSIVTTSNGINRFEGPGRYAKDVDLNAEPMKSLIARMAKQKTTVDPTLVTFEGLYVPDNGDLSPAYAPFQGTMPPATERGFRQGGFAVPADLTRADYRRSFAKMQSLVFELYKAGVPIVAGTDGSGLEIVRELELYVAAGMTPAQALSTATIQPARLVGAAATTGSIAVGKAADLVLVDGDPSRNIGDLRRTKLILTQNRLMDADALRKASGFSGPPK; encoded by the coding sequence ATGAGCCTCGTCCGCGTTTCGATTGCAACCCTCGCCATCGCGCTCGCCACCCCGCCTGTCGCCGCGCACGGCTCCCACGGCGCGCTGCGGCCCGGCCTCGCCAAACTCACCATGGCCGGCGACCAGGACACCCCCACGTCCAAAACCCCCGCCGGCGCCGTGCCAAAGGAGCAGCTCGCCGTCCCGCCCGCCAACGCGCAGCGCTTCACCATCCTCTCGATCGCCGGCCCGCATGGCAGCGCCGCCATCTGGCGCACCGCGGACGGCACCCTCATCAGCCGCGAATCCATCCTGCTGCGCGGCCAGGTGTGGGAACAGGATCAGACCATCCGCCCCGGCGCCGACGGCATGCCCGTCTCCAGCACGGTGCGCGGCTACAGCCCGCAGGGCAACAGCGGCGAAACCTTCACCATCGCCAACGGCCAGGCGAGCTGGAAAAGCCAGATCGATGCCGGCAGCGTCGCCTACAGCGGCCCGGCCTATTATGCCACCGCCGGCGGCACCTTCAGCGCCAACGCCGACCTTGCGGAAAAACTGCTCGCCGCCCCCAACCGCACCCTGAAACTCCTCCCCGGCGGCGAGGCCCGCGCCACGAAACTCACCGAAGCCACCGTCGGCAGCGGCGCCAGCCAGAAAAAGATCATCGCCTGGGCGATCGAGGGCTTCGGCCTCTCCCCCTTCCCGGTCTGGATGAACGAGGACGGCAGCTTCTTCGGCATCGGCGGCGGCTTCGCGCTCCTCCCCGTCGGCTACGAGGGCGAGCTCAGAAAACTCGAAACCGCGCAGGACGAGGCGCTGGCGAGACGCTCCCCCGACATCGCCCGCACCGTCGGCGTGAAGGCGCCCGATGCCATCGCCTTCACCAATGTCCGCACCTACGACGCCGACAAACAGCGCTTCCTCGACGCGCAGACGGTCGTCGTCACCGATGGAAAGATCAGCCGCGTCGGCCCCGCCGCCGGCTTCACGCCCGCGCAGGGAACCACCCTCATCGACGGCAGCGGCAAGACCCTCGTCCCCGGCCTGTGGGACTGCCACATGCATTTCGGCGACGATTTCAGCGGTCCCATGCTGCTCTCCCTCGGCGTCACCAGCGTCCGCGACCCCGGCAACAGCATCCCCCTCACCCTCGCCCGCCGCGACCGCGCGGCGAAAGGCGAGCTGCTGACGCCCAAGGTCTACGCCAGCGTCCTCATCGACGGCAAAGGCCCCAACACGGCGCAGGTCGCCAGCGTCGCCACCACGCAGGCCGAGGCCGACAAGATCATCGAGGACGCCAAACGCGACGGCCTCATCGGCGTCAAATTCTACGGCACCTTCGATCCGAAGCTCCTCAAACCCAGCATCGCCAAGGCGCACAGCCTCGGCCTCCACGTCCACGGCCACATCCCGCAGGGCCTGCGCACGCAACAGGCGCTGGACGCCGGCTATGACGAGATCACCCACATCAACTGGGTGATGATGCAGGCCATGCCCGACAGCATCGTCACCACGTCGAACGGCATCAACCGCTTCGAAGGCCCGGGCCGCTACGCCAAGGATGTCGATCTCAACGCCGAGCCGATGAAGTCGCTGATCGCCCGCATGGCCAAACAGAAAACCACCGTCGATCCCACGCTGGTGACGTTCGAGGGGCTGTACGTCCCCGACAATGGCGACCTGTCGCCCGCCTACGCCCCCTTCCAGGGCACCATGCCGCCGGCGACCGAACGCGGCTTCCGCCAGGGCGGTTTCGCCGTGCCCGCGGACCTCACCCGCGCCGACTACCGCCGCAGCTTCGCCAAGATGCAGAGCCTGGTGTTCGAACTGTACAAGGCCGGCGTCCCCATCGTCGCCGGCACCGACGGCAGCGGGCTGGAGATCGTCCGCGAGCTCGAACTCTATGTCGCCGCCGGCATGACGCCCGCCCAGGCGCTCAGCACCGCCACCATCCAGCCCGCGCGGCTGGTGGGCGCCGCCGCCACCACCGGCAGCATCGCGGTCGGCAAGGCCGCCGACCTGGTGCTCGTCGATGGCGACCCCTCCAGGAACATCGGCGACCTCCGCCGCACCAAACTCATCCTCACCCAAAACCGCCTGATGGACGCCGACGCCCTCCGCAAAGCCAGCGGCTTCAGCGGCCCGCCGAAATAA